In a single window of the Micromonospora inositola genome:
- a CDS encoding tyrosine-type recombinase/integrase → MVSRRLSVVVGFCRVCVIDAILEHSPADYVRRPTVPSESPTLGLGHLQFEALITTARQSTNPNDFALIALLGLLGLRIFEACGASIGDLGEEHGHRVLRIHGKGGKVVLVPLPPAVARAIDRAVDERTGGPILRNTVGARMDRHAATRRLKHLAETAGIRMPRMHPHMLRHTFVTTMLDAGVSLRDVQIAARHADPRTTMRYDRARKNLDRHPNYILAAYMASGT, encoded by the coding sequence ATGGTCTCGCGACGCCTGTCCGTGGTGGTCGGCTTCTGCCGGGTCTGCGTCATCGACGCCATCCTCGAACATTCCCCAGCCGACTACGTCCGCCGTCCCACCGTGCCGTCCGAATCACCGACCCTCGGGCTGGGGCACCTGCAGTTCGAGGCCCTGATCACCACCGCCCGGCAGTCCACCAACCCGAACGACTTCGCCCTGATCGCGCTCCTGGGACTGCTCGGTCTGCGAATCTTCGAGGCGTGCGGCGCCAGCATCGGCGACCTGGGCGAGGAACACGGCCACCGCGTCCTGCGCATACACGGTAAGGGCGGCAAGGTCGTGCTCGTCCCGCTGCCACCAGCTGTGGCCCGAGCTATCGACCGGGCCGTCGATGAACGCACCGGCGGACCGATCCTGCGTAACACCGTCGGCGCGCGGATGGACCGGCACGCGGCGACCCGCCGGCTCAAGCATCTCGCCGAAACCGCGGGCATCCGGATGCCGAGGATGCACCCGCACATGCTGCGCCACACGTTCGTGACCACCATGCTCGACGCCGGGGTCAGCCTCCGCGACGTACAGATCGCCGCCCGCCACGCGGACCCCCGCACCACGATGCGCTACGACCGGGCCCGCAAGAACCTCGATCGGCACCCGAACTACATCCTCGCCGCCTACATGGCCTCAGGCACGTGA
- a CDS encoding carbohydrate ABC transporter permease, which yields MATETTTRAKLRWGLLDVIVVVFALIPVLWIASLSFKTPGTLTDGKFWPREWTLDNYRTIFDTDQFVRALANSIGIALIATLIAVVLGAMAAYAISRLDFPGKQLLVGVSLLIAMFPQVSLVSPLFEIERQLGLFDTWPGLILPYITFALPLAIYTLSAFFKQIPWDLEKAAKMDGATQGQAFRRVIAPLAAPGLFTTAILVFIFCWNDFLFAITLTSTERARTVPVALSFFTGESQFEDPTGAICAAAVVITVPIILFVLFFQRRIVSGLTSGAVKG from the coding sequence ATGGCCACCGAAACCACCACGCGGGCGAAGCTTCGCTGGGGTCTGCTCGACGTGATCGTCGTCGTGTTCGCGCTGATCCCGGTGCTCTGGATCGCCTCGCTGTCGTTCAAGACCCCGGGCACCCTCACCGACGGGAAGTTCTGGCCCCGGGAGTGGACCCTGGACAACTACCGGACGATCTTCGACACCGACCAGTTCGTCCGGGCCCTGGCCAACTCGATCGGCATCGCGCTGATCGCCACCCTGATCGCGGTGGTGCTCGGCGCGATGGCCGCCTACGCGATCTCCCGGCTGGATTTCCCGGGCAAGCAGCTGCTGGTCGGCGTCTCCCTGCTGATCGCGATGTTCCCCCAGGTGTCGCTGGTGTCGCCGCTGTTCGAGATCGAGCGTCAGCTCGGCCTCTTCGACACCTGGCCGGGGCTGATCCTGCCGTACATCACCTTCGCCCTGCCGCTGGCCATCTACACACTGTCGGCGTTCTTCAAGCAGATCCCCTGGGACCTGGAGAAGGCGGCGAAGATGGACGGCGCCACCCAGGGCCAGGCGTTCCGGCGGGTCATCGCCCCGCTGGCCGCGCCCGGGCTGTTCACCACGGCGATCCTGGTCTTCATCTTCTGCTGGAACGACTTCCTCTTCGCCATCACGCTCACCTCGACCGAGCGGGCCCGCACGGTGCCGGTGGCGCTGTCGTTCTTCACCGGCGAGTCGCAGTTCGAGGACCCCACCGGGGCGATCTGCGCCGCCGCCGTGGTGATCACCGTTCCGATCATCCTGTTCGTGCTCTTCTTCCAGCGCCGCATCGTCTCCGGTCTGACCTCCGGCGCCGTCAAGGGATAG
- a CDS encoding dihydrofolate reductase family protein, producing the protein MAGKVFFSVSMSLDGFIAPESLEDLMGQQWMELQQWIFPQRFLRENLKLGEGGEEGRDNDIVRETFERTGASVMGKRMFDAGEQAWPEEAPFHTPVFVVTHEKRDPWERPGGTTFHFVNDGIEPALDQAREAAGDRDVRVAGGGATILEYVNAGLIDEFSIALSPVLFGSGIRLFEGVDAGRVALEPVRAEPSPRVTHLTYAVRER; encoded by the coding sequence ATGGCCGGGAAGGTGTTCTTCAGCGTGTCGATGTCGCTGGACGGTTTCATCGCGCCCGAGTCCCTCGAGGACTTGATGGGACAGCAGTGGATGGAACTGCAGCAGTGGATATTCCCGCAGCGCTTCCTCCGGGAGAACCTGAAGCTCGGCGAGGGCGGCGAGGAAGGGCGCGACAACGACATCGTGCGGGAGACGTTCGAGCGCACCGGCGCGAGCGTGATGGGCAAGCGCATGTTCGACGCCGGCGAGCAGGCGTGGCCGGAGGAGGCGCCGTTCCACACGCCGGTGTTCGTCGTGACGCACGAGAAGCGTGACCCCTGGGAGCGGCCGGGCGGGACCACCTTCCACTTCGTCAACGACGGCATCGAGCCCGCGCTCGACCAGGCCCGCGAGGCCGCCGGCGACCGAGACGTCCGCGTCGCGGGCGGCGGTGCAACGATTCTGGAGTACGTGAACGCCGGCCTGATCGACGAGTTCTCGATCGCACTGTCGCCCGTGCTGTTCGGCTCCGGAATCCGCCTGTTCGAGGGCGTGGACGCGGGCCGCGTGGCCCTGGAGCCGGTCCGCGCGGAGCCCTCCCCGAGGGTGACGCACCTGACCTACGCCGTCCGGGAGCGGTAA
- a CDS encoding ABC transporter substrate-binding protein, with translation MTTDPDKAADRRRPRFRAAAAAAALTLVAPLAACGSGGDGGTPTINLYYPPEQNLQKVVDECNAQAQGRYQIAYRVLPRQADEQRVQLVRRLAAEDSGMDVLGLDVTWTQEFASADWIREWTGQDKAEVEQGTLTGPLDTARYEGKLYAAPKNTNVQLLWYRTDLLQQPPKTWDEMISAAQQLKQQNKPYQVLTMGAQYEGLVVLYNTLAESAGGNILSDDGKQAVMDSGTVKALDQLKKFATSGVTSPSFSNAIEDPVRLEFQSGTGAFQVNWPFVYPAMQEANPELAKKVKWARVPGIDANTPSKVTIGGVNMAVSSYSKHPTESFEAARCIRNAKNQKFSAVNDGVPPTIEKVYDDPEMDKAYPMKDTILEELKEPAVRPLTPAYQSISTVMSAILSPPSGIRPEQTANELRDAIADALESKGVLP, from the coding sequence ATGACGACAGACCCCGACAAGGCCGCGGACCGGCGACGGCCACGGTTCCGCGCGGCGGCGGCAGCCGCCGCGCTGACGTTGGTGGCGCCGCTCGCGGCCTGCGGGTCCGGCGGTGACGGCGGTACGCCGACGATCAACCTGTACTACCCGCCGGAACAGAACCTGCAGAAGGTCGTCGACGAGTGCAACGCGCAGGCCCAGGGGCGTTACCAGATCGCGTACCGGGTGCTGCCGCGGCAGGCCGACGAGCAGCGGGTGCAGCTGGTGCGCCGGCTCGCTGCGGAGGACAGCGGGATGGACGTGCTCGGCCTCGACGTCACCTGGACCCAGGAGTTCGCCAGCGCGGACTGGATCCGGGAGTGGACCGGCCAGGACAAGGCGGAGGTGGAGCAGGGCACCCTCACCGGGCCGCTGGACACCGCCCGCTACGAGGGCAAGCTCTACGCGGCGCCGAAGAACACCAACGTCCAGCTCCTCTGGTACCGCACCGACCTGTTGCAGCAGCCGCCGAAGACGTGGGACGAGATGATCTCCGCCGCCCAGCAGCTGAAGCAGCAGAACAAGCCGTACCAGGTGCTCACCATGGGCGCCCAGTACGAGGGTCTGGTCGTCCTCTACAACACCCTGGCCGAGAGTGCCGGCGGGAACATCCTCAGCGACGACGGCAAGCAGGCCGTGATGGACTCCGGCACCGTGAAGGCGCTCGACCAGCTGAAGAAGTTCGCCACGTCGGGCGTGACGTCGCCGTCGTTCAGCAACGCCATCGAGGATCCGGTCCGGCTGGAGTTCCAGTCCGGCACCGGCGCCTTCCAGGTCAACTGGCCCTTCGTCTATCCGGCGATGCAGGAGGCCAACCCGGAGCTGGCGAAGAAGGTCAAGTGGGCCCGGGTTCCCGGCATCGACGCGAACACCCCGAGCAAGGTCACCATCGGCGGCGTCAACATGGCCGTCAGCAGCTACTCGAAGCACCCGACGGAGTCGTTCGAGGCGGCCCGGTGCATCCGCAACGCGAAGAACCAGAAGTTCTCGGCGGTCAACGACGGCGTGCCGCCCACCATCGAAAAGGTCTACGACGACCCGGAGATGGACAAGGCGTACCCGATGAAGGACACCATCCTGGAGGAGCTGAAGGAGCCGGCGGTCCGTCCGCTGACCCCCGCCTACCAGAGCATCTCCACGGTCATGTCGGCGATCCTGTCGCCGCCGTCGGGCATCCGGCCCGAGCAGACCGCGAACGAGCTGCGGGACGCCATCGCCGACGCCCTCGAGTCGAAGGGGGTCCTCCCGTGA
- a CDS encoding SRPBCC family protein — protein MSEMGRGAPAQSATADREIVISRVIDAPRELVFEAFTEVRHLSRWWGPEGFTTTTRSFEFRVGGEWDFVMHGPDGTDYQEWISWTEIVPPEGIALLHGESRGDPNAFESILTFAPDGAATRIEMRTVFPTKELRDEAVEKYHAIEGGQQTLSNLAAYVTEIVRKGTEG, from the coding sequence ATGAGCGAGATGGGACGAGGAGCGCCGGCGCAGTCCGCGACGGCTGACCGCGAGATCGTGATCTCCCGGGTCATCGACGCCCCACGGGAGCTGGTGTTCGAGGCGTTCACCGAGGTGCGGCACCTGTCGCGGTGGTGGGGGCCGGAGGGATTCACCACGACCACGCGGTCCTTCGAGTTCCGCGTCGGCGGGGAGTGGGACTTTGTGATGCACGGGCCGGACGGGACGGACTACCAGGAGTGGATCTCCTGGACCGAGATCGTCCCGCCGGAGGGGATCGCGCTGCTGCACGGTGAGTCCCGCGGCGACCCGAACGCCTTCGAGTCGATCCTCACGTTCGCGCCCGACGGCGCGGCGACCCGGATCGAGATGCGCACGGTGTTCCCCACCAAGGAGCTGCGCGACGAGGCGGTCGAGAAGTACCACGCGATCGAGGGCGGCCAGCAGACCCTGAGCAACCTGGCTGCCTACGTCACCGAGATCGTTCGGAAGGGAACTGAGGGCTGA
- a CDS encoding DinB family protein codes for MRRFHDEDLTGAEFRECDLSRARMVGVVMQDAEIDGLVTNLVVNGVEVMSYVEAELDRRHPVRLLIRSDQPDDLREAWRQLRDDWATTTERVRSMPENSEHHGVDGEWSMVETLRHLVFVHDSWFRRCVLGLTEPFTAMGLGPPFVMDQEDGLDPSAQPSLDEVLAVRVRQASEIETRLAEVTPDQLAKTAPVPDDDRWPPYAKGRTVRQCLGTVFNEEWAHHRFCKRDLDKLSHQGSSQGS; via the coding sequence ATGCGACGCTTCCACGATGAGGACCTCACCGGCGCAGAATTCCGCGAATGCGACCTGAGTAGAGCGCGGATGGTCGGCGTGGTCATGCAGGATGCCGAGATCGACGGCCTGGTCACCAATCTTGTGGTCAACGGGGTCGAGGTGATGTCGTACGTCGAGGCGGAGCTCGACCGTCGTCACCCGGTACGGCTGCTGATCCGCTCAGATCAGCCGGACGACCTGCGAGAGGCCTGGCGGCAACTGCGGGACGATTGGGCGACGACTACCGAGCGAGTTCGGTCCATGCCCGAGAACAGCGAACATCACGGCGTCGACGGCGAGTGGTCGATGGTCGAAACCCTGCGCCACCTTGTCTTCGTGCACGACTCTTGGTTCCGACGCTGCGTGCTCGGGCTCACCGAGCCGTTCACGGCCATGGGACTGGGTCCACCGTTCGTCATGGACCAGGAGGACGGGCTCGACCCGTCCGCCCAACCGAGCCTCGACGAGGTGCTCGCCGTACGAGTCCGGCAGGCTTCAGAGATCGAGACACGGCTGGCCGAGGTCACGCCTGATCAGCTCGCGAAGACCGCGCCGGTCCCGGACGACGACAGATGGCCCCCGTACGCCAAGGGGCGGACAGTGCGGCAATGCCTCGGCACTGTGTTCAACGAGGAATGGGCTCACCACCGGTTTTGCAAGCGTGACCTGGACAAACTGTCGCATCAGGGTTCTTCACAGGGTTCATGA
- a CDS encoding ABC transporter ATP-binding protein — MADIVLDKVSKRFPDGTVAVQDVDLEIADGEFVILVGPSGCGKSTTLNMIAGLEDISSGELRIAGERVNDKAPRDRDIAMVFQSYALYPNMTVRENMAFPLRLAKLDKATIDAKVDEAAKVLELTPLLDRKPANLSGGQRQRVAMGRAIVRQPKAFLMDEPLSNLDAKLRVQMRTVVSRLQKQLGTTTVYVTHDQTEAMTLGDRVVIMRGGAVQQVGPPQELYDHPRNLFVAGFIGSPSMNFLHAAVEDGRLRTALGDVQIGERVRRQLDGADAPRELILGIRPEHFEDAELIDEETRRRGMEFEAPVDIVESMGSDKYVYFTVEGERATAAELEELAADAGAADFAGAGSSLVTRLSAESPAREGENRRVWFNLDKIHLFDPATGRNLTLHEGRAAGALAD; from the coding sequence GTGGCTGACATCGTGCTGGACAAGGTGAGCAAGCGGTTCCCGGACGGGACCGTCGCGGTGCAGGACGTCGACCTGGAGATCGCCGACGGCGAGTTCGTGATCCTGGTCGGCCCGTCGGGCTGCGGGAAGTCCACCACCCTCAACATGATCGCCGGGCTGGAGGACATCAGCTCGGGTGAGCTGCGGATCGCGGGGGAGCGGGTCAACGACAAGGCGCCCCGGGACCGGGACATCGCCATGGTCTTCCAGTCGTACGCGCTCTACCCGAACATGACCGTGCGAGAGAACATGGCCTTCCCGCTGCGGCTGGCGAAGCTGGACAAGGCCACCATCGACGCCAAGGTCGACGAGGCGGCGAAGGTGCTGGAGCTGACCCCGCTGCTGGACCGCAAGCCGGCCAACCTCTCCGGCGGCCAGCGGCAGCGGGTGGCGATGGGCCGGGCAATCGTTCGGCAGCCGAAGGCGTTCCTGATGGACGAGCCGCTGTCCAACCTGGACGCCAAGCTACGGGTGCAGATGCGTACGGTGGTGTCCCGCCTGCAGAAACAGCTCGGCACCACCACCGTCTACGTGACCCACGACCAGACCGAGGCGATGACCCTCGGCGACCGGGTGGTCATCATGCGGGGCGGCGCGGTGCAGCAGGTCGGCCCGCCGCAGGAGCTGTACGACCACCCGCGTAACCTCTTCGTCGCCGGCTTCATCGGCTCGCCGTCGATGAACTTCCTGCACGCTGCCGTGGAGGACGGTCGCCTGCGTACCGCGCTGGGTGACGTGCAGATCGGCGAGCGGGTGCGCCGGCAGCTCGACGGCGCCGACGCCCCCCGGGAGCTGATCCTCGGCATCCGCCCCGAGCATTTCGAGGACGCCGAGCTGATCGACGAGGAGACCCGCCGCCGGGGCATGGAGTTCGAGGCGCCGGTGGACATCGTCGAGTCGATGGGCTCGGACAAGTACGTCTACTTCACCGTCGAGGGGGAGCGGGCCACCGCCGCCGAGCTGGAGGAGCTGGCCGCCGACGCGGGCGCGGCCGACTTCGCCGGGGCTGGGTCCAGCCTGGTCACCCGGCTCTCCGCCGAGTCGCCGGCGAGGGAGGGGGAGAACCGGCGGGTCTGGTTCAACCTGGACAAGATCCACCTGTTCGACCCGGCCACCGGCCGGAACCTCACCCTGCACGAGGGCCGGGCGGCCGGCGCGCTCGCCGACTGA
- a CDS encoding RusA family crossover junction endodeoxyribonuclease: MNPDGALEIAFDVPGWPPLKNEAKSMLAAGHKHHGSVRALLEAAAVASRQVGWTIVSADIALDVVVRAPAGRPPGDATNYLGGIGDVLQDKSHPTSMDLSHLGALQEVALYVDDRQIRRVTYSVELAASASYSVRVSILDG, translated from the coding sequence ATGAACCCGGACGGCGCCCTCGAGATCGCCTTCGACGTACCAGGATGGCCACCGCTCAAGAATGAGGCCAAATCCATGCTGGCCGCCGGCCACAAGCACCACGGAAGTGTCCGAGCCCTGTTGGAAGCAGCCGCCGTAGCGTCACGGCAAGTCGGCTGGACGATAGTAAGCGCCGACATCGCGCTTGATGTAGTTGTTCGAGCGCCGGCAGGCCGTCCTCCTGGAGACGCAACCAACTATCTCGGTGGAATCGGGGACGTTCTCCAAGACAAGAGTCACCCAACCAGCATGGACCTTTCCCACCTCGGAGCGCTCCAAGAGGTCGCACTCTACGTAGACGACCGCCAGATCCGCCGGGTGACGTACAGCGTCGAGCTTGCGGCGAGCGCTTCTTACTCTGTCCGCGTTTCAATCCTGGACGGCTGA
- a CDS encoding MerR family transcriptional regulator encodes MTGSGLRSGQLADAAGVNLQTLRYYERRGLLASPQRSPGGHRLYPSDTVTLLRVIKTAQRLGFTLNEVADLLDAGRHQHSGRPDSGLQARAKEKLVEVEQKLVDLTVIRDTLRAAISAGCDDLVACAGSACCPLPFAELAERNDRAVTS; translated from the coding sequence ATGACCGGGTCGGGGCTGCGCAGCGGCCAGCTGGCCGACGCGGCCGGAGTCAATTTGCAGACGCTGCGCTACTACGAGCGCCGGGGACTGCTCGCCTCCCCGCAACGGTCGCCGGGCGGGCACCGCCTCTACCCGTCCGACACCGTCACCCTGCTGCGGGTCATCAAGACCGCGCAGCGCCTCGGCTTCACCCTCAACGAGGTCGCCGACCTGCTCGACGCCGGGCGACACCAGCACAGCGGCCGACCCGACAGCGGACTCCAGGCAAGGGCCAAGGAGAAGCTCGTCGAGGTGGAACAGAAGTTGGTAGACCTGACCGTCATCCGCGACACCCTGCGAGCCGCCATCTCGGCCGGCTGTGACGACCTGGTCGCCTGCGCCGGCAGCGCCTGCTGCCCCCTGCCCTTCGCTGAACTCGCCGAAAGGAACGACCGTGCCGTCACCTCCTGA
- a CDS encoding S9 family peptidase, with protein sequence MARAQLTAELVVDGRVAQALALSPDGKWVAYVVAPVGRAGDHPVSELWVAAVDGTGSPRRLTSGEAYDSAPRWAGDSLLIYFLSDRAERGTAQLHRVGLVDGVVEAVTCWAGGVSGHLPLADPDLVVVIAADEPSAEDERRDRERDDARVWGERVRPDRLRLLDVRSREIRTPDAFGDRHVVEVAQRPDDGTLAVLTWSTPDVDPGLVEPGLHLLDPGSGVTRDLGPAAADASSLVWWPADDGWHLAYVAKTPPGLVGGHAVLDVAVPVNGPVGEHCNLTAGTTGCPSNLVQVDTGPPLALVVDGLDTAIHRLDPVGPTLVEVSRVDGLATLLTTNRHGEVVAAVVSTSYEPGNVHAGPTCGPVTRLTDLRPELRDIRWGVQERLSYEASDGLALDGLLILPAGRSHTDGPFPLVTLVHGGPYDRHADRLMLGWDPSGQWLATAGYAVFLPNPRGGQGHGHDFAVRVAGAVGLDEWTDICAGIDLLIADGVADPDRLGIGGWSHGGFMAAWAVGQTDRFKAAVMGAGISDWGMLAATGEDGPFESALGGSSGWEGTGPHRHDRLSPISYASKVRTPVLILHGENDTNVPVSQAEFFHRALRRFRVEHQYVVYPRENHSIRERNHQLDVLRRTRAWFDRWLE encoded by the coding sequence GTGGCCCGTGCACAGCTCACCGCCGAGTTGGTGGTTGATGGTCGTGTTGCGCAGGCATTGGCGCTGTCGCCGGACGGCAAGTGGGTCGCCTACGTGGTCGCCCCGGTCGGGCGGGCTGGTGATCATCCGGTCAGCGAACTCTGGGTCGCCGCCGTTGACGGGACCGGGTCTCCGCGACGATTGACTTCGGGTGAGGCGTACGATTCAGCGCCGCGGTGGGCCGGGGATTCGCTGTTGATCTACTTTCTCTCCGACCGGGCCGAGCGTGGCACGGCGCAACTGCACCGGGTGGGGCTGGTCGATGGTGTCGTGGAGGCGGTCACGTGCTGGGCCGGTGGGGTGTCAGGTCACCTCCCACTGGCCGATCCGGACCTGGTCGTGGTGATCGCAGCCGATGAACCGTCCGCTGAGGACGAACGTCGGGACAGGGAGCGCGACGACGCTCGGGTGTGGGGTGAACGCGTACGCCCGGACCGGCTGCGGCTGCTCGACGTACGGAGCCGCGAGATCCGGACACCGGATGCGTTCGGCGATCGCCATGTCGTCGAGGTGGCCCAGCGGCCCGACGATGGAACGCTGGCGGTCCTGACCTGGTCGACCCCCGACGTGGACCCGGGCCTGGTGGAGCCCGGTCTCCACCTCCTCGATCCGGGCAGCGGCGTGACGCGGGACCTCGGCCCGGCCGCAGCGGACGCGTCGTCGCTCGTCTGGTGGCCCGCCGACGACGGCTGGCACCTGGCATATGTCGCGAAGACCCCGCCAGGTCTGGTGGGCGGACATGCGGTTCTCGATGTCGCCGTGCCGGTGAACGGGCCGGTGGGCGAGCACTGCAACCTGACCGCCGGCACGACCGGCTGCCCGAGCAACCTGGTTCAGGTCGACACCGGTCCGCCACTGGCGCTGGTCGTCGACGGGCTCGATACCGCGATCCACCGGCTCGATCCGGTCGGGCCCACCCTCGTCGAGGTGTCCCGGGTCGACGGCCTCGCGACGTTGTTGACCACAAACCGGCACGGTGAAGTCGTCGCGGCGGTGGTCAGCACGTCCTACGAGCCCGGAAACGTCCACGCTGGCCCCACTTGCGGGCCGGTGACGAGGCTGACCGACCTCAGGCCCGAACTCCGCGACATCCGGTGGGGTGTCCAGGAACGCCTGTCATACGAGGCATCCGACGGGCTGGCCCTCGACGGCCTGCTGATCCTGCCCGCCGGCCGGTCCCACACCGACGGGCCCTTTCCACTGGTGACACTGGTCCACGGCGGCCCGTACGACCGGCACGCCGACCGGCTCATGCTCGGCTGGGACCCGTCCGGCCAGTGGCTGGCGACCGCCGGCTACGCCGTGTTCCTGCCGAACCCGCGCGGCGGCCAAGGGCACGGCCACGACTTCGCGGTGCGCGTCGCCGGCGCGGTCGGCCTGGACGAGTGGACCGACATCTGCGCCGGCATCGACCTGCTCATCGCCGACGGCGTCGCCGACCCCGACCGGCTGGGCATCGGCGGCTGGAGCCACGGCGGTTTCATGGCCGCATGGGCGGTCGGGCAGACCGACCGGTTCAAGGCCGCCGTGATGGGAGCCGGAATCAGCGACTGGGGAATGCTCGCCGCAACCGGAGAAGATGGGCCGTTCGAGTCCGCCCTCGGCGGCAGCAGCGGCTGGGAAGGAACGGGCCCACACCGCCACGACCGGCTCAGCCCGATCTCGTACGCCTCCAAGGTCCGCACGCCGGTGCTGATCCTGCACGGCGAGAACGACACCAACGTTCCGGTATCACAGGCGGAGTTCTTCCACCGCGCGCTACGCAGGTTCAGAGTCGAGCACCAGTACGTCGTATATCCCCGAGAGAACCACTCGATCCGCGAACGCAACCACCAACTCGACGTACTCCGCCGCACCCGCGCATGGTTCGACCGGTGGCTCGAATGA
- a CDS encoding VanZ family protein has product MAVWTLPWLIVVLTPLDAPREVRLVPLRDLMEILADRPLTAFFQIGGNLLVFAAVGFGLGMGWQVRFAYVVAAAAGMSTAVEALQYALALGRVSSIDDVLLNATGAGLAVLAARRLPVPDRLLSLLPPR; this is encoded by the coding sequence ATGGCGGTCTGGACGCTGCCGTGGCTGATAGTGGTCCTCACCCCACTCGACGCCCCCCGAGAGGTTCGGCTAGTGCCGCTGCGCGACCTTATGGAGATCCTCGCCGACCGCCCGCTGACCGCGTTCTTCCAGATCGGGGGCAATCTGCTGGTGTTCGCGGCGGTCGGGTTCGGTCTGGGCATGGGGTGGCAGGTCCGGTTCGCATACGTGGTCGCCGCGGCTGCGGGCATGTCGACCGCGGTGGAAGCGCTGCAGTACGCCCTGGCACTCGGACGCGTCTCGTCGATCGACGACGTGCTGTTGAACGCGACCGGTGCAGGCCTGGCCGTCCTCGCGGCGCGTCGGCTGCCGGTTCCCGATCGCCTGCTGTCCCTACTGCCGCCGCGATGA
- a CDS encoding carbohydrate ABC transporter permease: MSINATPTGADVAADETATRSGGRHAAVPAQRAGRRAKAPLSENKRAERRLGWLLCAPAALVMVLVTAYPIIYSVWLSLQRFDLRFPDQREFIGLDNYATVLTNQFWWTAFGVTALITVVTVAVELVLGMGLALIMHRTLVGRGIVRTAALIPYGIVTVVAAFSWRYAWTPGTGYLANVFDGSAPLTERASSLAIIMLAEIWKTTPFMALLLMAGLALVPEDLLKAASTDGATSWQRFTKVMLPVMKPAILVALLFRTLDAFRVFDNIFVLTAGGNETSSVSMLAYNNLIRGLNLGIGSTMSVLIFITVAIIAFVFVKLFGTAAPGSDDGERR, encoded by the coding sequence GTGAGCATCAACGCCACTCCCACCGGTGCGGACGTCGCGGCCGACGAGACCGCCACCCGGTCCGGCGGCCGGCACGCCGCGGTGCCGGCCCAGCGGGCCGGCCGCCGGGCGAAGGCCCCGCTGAGCGAGAACAAGCGGGCCGAGCGTCGGCTCGGCTGGCTGCTCTGCGCGCCGGCCGCGCTGGTCATGGTGCTGGTCACCGCGTACCCGATCATCTACTCGGTCTGGCTGTCGCTCCAGCGTTTCGACCTGCGCTTCCCCGACCAGCGGGAGTTCATCGGGCTGGACAACTACGCCACCGTGCTGACCAACCAGTTCTGGTGGACGGCGTTCGGGGTCACCGCGCTCATCACCGTGGTCACCGTCGCGGTCGAGTTGGTGCTCGGCATGGGACTCGCGCTGATCATGCACCGCACGCTGGTCGGCCGGGGCATCGTCCGCACCGCGGCGCTGATCCCGTACGGCATCGTCACGGTCGTCGCGGCCTTCTCCTGGCGGTACGCCTGGACCCCCGGCACCGGCTACCTGGCGAACGTCTTCGACGGCAGCGCGCCGCTGACCGAGCGGGCCAGCTCGCTGGCGATCATCATGCTGGCGGAGATCTGGAAGACCACGCCGTTCATGGCGCTGCTGCTGATGGCCGGCCTGGCCCTGGTCCCCGAGGACCTGCTCAAGGCGGCCTCCACCGACGGAGCGACCTCCTGGCAGCGGTTCACCAAGGTGATGCTGCCGGTGATGAAGCCGGCCATCCTGGTCGCCCTGCTGTTCCGCACGCTGGACGCGTTCCGGGTCTTCGACAACATCTTCGTGCTCACCGCCGGCGGCAACGAGACCTCGTCCGTGTCGATGCTCGCCTACAACAACCTGATCCGGGGCCTGAACCTCGGCATCGGCTCGACGATGTCGGTGCTGATCTTCATCACGGTGGCGATCATCGCCTTCGTCTTCGTGAAGCTGTTCGGTACCGCTGCCCCGGGCAGCGACGACGGGGAGAGGCGCTGA
- a CDS encoding ArsR/SmtB family transcription factor gives MARAATTSDVFNAIAEPQRREILVLLRAGERPVTELAQELGMTQPGASKHLRVLREVGLVRDRKAGKQRLYGLDARGLRPVHEWTGGFERFWNESFDRLDAYVQDLKQARQEE, from the coding sequence ATGGCACGAGCAGCGACGACGTCGGACGTCTTCAACGCGATCGCCGAGCCGCAGCGCCGGGAGATCCTGGTACTGCTGCGGGCGGGTGAGCGGCCGGTGACCGAGTTGGCCCAGGAACTGGGGATGACCCAGCCGGGGGCGTCCAAACACCTGCGGGTGCTCCGGGAGGTCGGGCTGGTGCGGGACCGCAAGGCAGGCAAGCAGCGCCTGTACGGCCTTGACGCCCGCGGGCTGCGACCGGTCCACGAGTGGACCGGCGGGTTCGAGCGGTTCTGGAACGAGAGCTTCGACCGGCTGGACGCGTACGTGCAGGACCTGAAGCAGGCAAGGCAGGAGGAGTAG